DNA from Bacillota bacterium:
GTGAAGATGCTCCTGAAGGCAATAAATGCCTGGCAGCAATTCAAATTACAGTTTGCCTTAAAACATCCGCGCTTCGACACACGGTATTTTAAAAATTACCTGAGCACCTGCAGGGGATCCATCAGGGAGCCGTCCTTTTCAATCATAAAATGCAGGTGGGGCCCCGTGCTCCGGCCGGAACTCCCGACCAGGGCGATTGCTTCCCCTTTTTTGACCTGCGCCCCGGTTTTAACCAGATACCTGCTTACATGACAGTAAGAGGAGCGGTACCCGTAACCGTGAGAGATAACCACAGTTCTTCCGAAACCGGGGCGGTAGCCGGTAAAAACGACAACCCCGTCTCCCGCGGCCACGATGGGCGCACCCCAGGGCGCAGCAACATCAATGCCGTTGTGGAATTCGGAGCGCCCCCCTCCAAAGGGGGACGGTCGCGACCCGAAAGAAGACGTGACGCTCCCCCGCACCGGCCAGCGGTCGGGCAGGGCGGCAAGGTACTTAAAATGGGCGTCCAGGTCCTTTTCCAGGCGCTCCAGAGTACGCAGGGCTTCTTTTGCCTCTTCCGCGGCTTCCGCAAGATCCTGCGCGATCTGGTCCGGAACAGGTTCCGCAGGCGAGAAAAGGGAATCAAAGAGAGACCCCCCGCTTGCGCGGGCGACTCCCCCCCGCCCTTCACCGCTCCGGTCCGGCAGCCCCCTGTTGCTCTGGAGGCCCGCCTTCGCCCGGATCCTTTGCTCGAGGCTCATTACCTCCTGCAGTTGGGCCCGCACCATCTGAGCTTCTTGCTGGAGGGAGGTCAATTTTTCTTTCTGGGTAACATTCACTTTGCGCAGCTTCACCAGCTCGGCACGGTCGGCCTGAGCCCGGTAATACCAGAAAGAGGTAATAACAACAGATGTCAGCAGAAAGGATAGCGCAAAACCGCCCAGTGCCACCACCCAGAAGGGAACCCGGGCACTTTTTACCTGTGCTCCCCGCGGCGGAACGATCAGCAGGGTAAAGGGGCGGGTCAAAAGGAGTTTCCCGCGCAACAACCACTTGTGAGGCATGATTGCCCCTCCCCTTCTTTTTACGGAGCCGAACCGGGGGCCGCATTCAGGGCCCTGCGGATCGCCTCTCTTTCTTCGCGGCTTAGGGGATAAGGTGAAGCGCCTCCCACGACAGGTTTTGCGTAAAGACGGCATTCGTCGCGGCCGACTAAGCAGCATAAAACAACCCCATCGCCCGGCTGGCTAAGCAACGCCAGCGCAAAACTCAACTCGTTTCCCGCCTCTGAAAAGGCGTTGAACCGGATAAAACCCAGCTTCTGCAGGGCAGACGCCGTAAGCTTCTCAAGGCGGCAGCAGGCAGCCTCAATTTTTACAAGGCGTTCTTCCGCCGCCTGGCAACTTTTCAGTGCTTCCTGGAGGAGGTCCTCAAGGTTTGCGCCCCGGACGCCCCGCATCAGGCGCCGGTATTGTCGTGCCACAAGCAGGAGGTGAAAGTTTAACCCCAGCAAAACCAAAAGGGCGGTGCCCAGAAAAGCGAAAACAAGGATCGTGAACCATCTATCTTGAAATAACCAGCTCTCGAATATTGGCACAGGGGTAACCTCTTTTTTTGTAAATTTCTCTCAGAGTTTGGCATGACCCGAGACTAAATACGGACCGGTAGATTTTATATTTCAACAAAGCTCCCCATTTTCCTCTTCCTCTTCCAAAAATCTGCTACGTTTCCACCGGCAGTTATCCCTGTTTCTCTCTGGAACGCCGGCACCCTTAGGGCGCGGGGGCTTGCGAAAAATCAAGATAAACTCGTGGATCTTATTGATGCGAAAAACGTGAGGGTAGCCCAGAGGGCGCAGGTTGTTATATTCCTGCCTCCGGTCCCAGATCACGAGGTCGTCCAGCACATAGCCGAGCCTGTTCATCAGGAGGGCGAAATCCATGTGGAAGGGGTAAAATTTTGATCCTTTTCTCAGGTCCATAACCACGACGAGGCAGTACGCCCCCGGCAGGAGGGTCTCCCAGACCTGGCCGAAGACCTCCCCCAGGGCCTCTAGAAATTCCCCATAGTCCGCGATCTTGCCCAAATCGCCGGCGTGGTTGCCGTAATGCCTGGGCGCTTTCCCGTCTGCAGAACGGCGCTGCTGCAGGATATTCCAGTAAGGGGGGGAGGTGAGGCAGAGGCCGGTGCTGGCAGGTTCGAGATATTGCAAGAGCCGGCGGGAGTCGGCTTGAATCAGCCTGGGGTAGGCGCCTGCCGGCCCCTGAATTTCAGCCAGCCTTTGCCGCGCCACCTCTAAAAATTCCGGCGCAAGCTCAAATCCGACAGAGGGGATTCCGAAGCGGTAGGCGGAACACACCGTGCTCCCGCTCCCCAAAAAGGGGTCGAGGATAATGCCGGTCCGGCCGCGGTAAAAGATCCGGATCAAACGGTCGGTCAGGGCGAGGGGAAACATGGCCGGGTGCCCGAACCGGCGCTCCGCCGGGGTCTTTACCAGATCGTTCCAGATGCTGATGGAATACCGCAGCCAGGTCCTGCCGTCCAGGCGGCCAATGCCTTCTTGCGCATTTGCTGTGTCTCTTGCCCGAAGATTCTTGTCCCCTTTATTATTCCCCTTATTTAGCGACATAGAAACTCTCCCCGGTCTGACAAAAGAATTGCAGGGACAACATAAAACCTGCGTTGAATTGATTATACCAAAAATAAAACAAACCCTGTCCGGGTTAATTTTTGATATCCGATGTCATGCAATGTGAGACCGCATACTAAAGTCGATCTGGTCTATGACAGGAGGCTGCATCCTTCCGGCGACCCCGCATCCAAGCCGGTATTTACAAAAAGGAGCAATCCTGCTCCAGAACAAAAATGCAATTCGCATTACCTGCCGGGCGCAGGTCAAAACATGGCAGGCTGCACTTTTCCTTGACAGTGAAAGCGGACCCCAGGTAAACTGTTAGTACTAAATGCTGGACAGATAGGAATTCTTACTCGGAATTCCTGGCGGAGGCATCAAAATGGACCACGAATATTTAACCGCGCTGCTGGAAAAGGTCCGGACGGACCAGGTCTCCGTAGCCGAGGCCCTCGACGAATTAAAAAACCTCCCCTACCGCGACCTTGGCTTCGCAAAAATCGATCACCACCGCACCCTGCGGCGGGGTTTTCCTGAGGTGGTTTACTGCGAGGGAAAGACTCCGGCGCAGGTAGCGGCTGCCGTTCAAGAGCTGGCGGAGCACCACCCCCGCGTGCTCGCAACGCGGGTCAAACCAAAAACCGCCCGCCTCATCCAGGCCCAAATCCCTGAAGCGCGCTACCACCCCGAAGCGCGCCTGCTGGTAGTCTCCCAAACTGAACCCTCCCCTCGCTGGGGGAAGATCGGCGTAATTACGGCAGGAACCTCCGATCTCCCCGTCGCGGAGGAGGCCGCGCTCACTGCAGAGCTTTTAGAAAATGAAGTGGAGCGCATCTACGATGTAGGGGTTGCGGGAATCCACCGCCTCTTCCCCCGCCTTGCAGATCTTGCAGGGACAAAAGTCCTAATTGTGATTGCGGGGATGGACGGGGTCTTGCCGAGCGTTGTGGCCGGTCTCGTTGATAAACCGGTGATCGCCGTTCCTACCAGCACCGGCTACGGGGCAAACTTCAAAGGGCTTGCCCCTCTCCTGACGATGCTGAACAGCTGCGCTCCCGGCGTGGGGGTCGTGAACATCAACAACGGTTTTGGGGCCGCGGTGCTCGCCCACCTGATTACGCGAAGTGGAGAGAAAAAGGGATGAGAATCATCTACCTCGATTGCTTTTCCGGAATCAGCGGAGATATGTGCCTTGCCGCCCTGCTGGACCTGGGCGTTCCCCTCGAAGTATTTGAAAGAGTAATCTCCCAACTGGGAATCCCCGCTACCATCGAAAAGAGTGAAGTGAGCAAAAACGGGATCAGGGCAGCACGGGTTATGGTGCACGCCCGTGCCCCGCAGCCCTCCGCACGAAATCTGGAGGAGTTGCTGGAAATCCTTGAAGGGAGCAGCCTGCCGCCCCGGTTCGCGACAAAGGTGGAAGAGGCCCTCTGGCGGCTCGCGCGGGCCGAAGCCGCAGTTCACGGAGAAGAACCTGATGAGGTACATTTTCACGAACTGGGCGGCCTTGATACCCTCGTTGACCTGGCGGGAACGCTGGCGGGACTCGACTACCTGGGGGTGCAGAAAGTGGCCGCCTCCCCCCTTCCGCTCGGAAGGGGGAGCGTGCAGACCGCCCACGGCATCCTTCCCCTCCCTGCTCCGGCAACCCTGAACCTGCTCCAGGGCATTCCCACCTACGGCGTTCCCCTGGAGGCGGAACTGGTAACCCCCACAGGCGCCACCCTGGTCGCCTTGCTGGCAGGGAGTTTCGGTCCTCCACCGCTTGCACGCTGGGAAAAGATCGGCTACGGCGCCGGCGCGAAGGACCTCCCCCACCCCAACGTACTGCGCGCCTGGCTGGGAGAAAGCCTGAACCTCCTCCGGGAAGCGGAAAACCGGAGAGAGGACGCTGCCCCCGCCTCTTTAACCTTTGATGAAGACGCCGTGACCGTTTTGGAGACTCAGCTTGACGACATGAACCCCGAACTGCTCCCCTACCTGCGGGAGCGGCTGGAAGGGGAGGGGGCGCTGGACGTCGCTTTCACCCCCGTATTCATGAAAAAGGGGAGGCCCGGAAACCTGGTAACTGCGCTCGCTCCCCCGGACCGGCTCGAACCCCTGGCCCGGGTCCTGTTCCAGGAGAGCACCACCCTGGGCTTGCGCTGGTACCCGGCCTCCCGGCTTAAGCTGTTCCGAACCTCCCTTGAAGTAACGACACCGTACGGGACGATTCCCGTCAAACTCGGCTTCGCCAGGCACCCTGACGGAACTCCGGAATACCTGAACATCGCCCCTGAATACGAAGCATGCGCCCGCCGGGCACAGGAAACCGGGGTGAGCCTTAAAGAGGT
Protein-coding regions in this window:
- a CDS encoding M23 family metallopeptidase, whose protein sequence is MPHKWLLRGKLLLTRPFTLLIVPPRGAQVKSARVPFWVVALGGFALSFLLTSVVITSFWYYRAQADRAELVKLRKVNVTQKEKLTSLQQEAQMVRAQLQEVMSLEQRIRAKAGLQSNRGLPDRSGEGRGGVARASGGSLFDSLFSPAEPVPDQIAQDLAEAAEEAKEALRTLERLEKDLDAHFKYLAALPDRWPVRGSVTSSFGSRPSPFGGGRSEFHNGIDVAAPWGAPIVAAGDGVVVFTGYRPGFGRTVVISHGYGYRSSYCHVSRYLVKTGAQVKKGEAIALVGSSGRSTGPHLHFMIEKDGSLMDPLQVLR
- a CDS encoding DUF4446 family protein, which encodes MPIFESWLFQDRWFTILVFAFLGTALLVLLGLNFHLLLVARQYRRLMRGVRGANLEDLLQEALKSCQAAEERLVKIEAACCRLEKLTASALQKLGFIRFNAFSEAGNELSFALALLSQPGDGVVLCCLVGRDECRLYAKPVVGGASPYPLSREEREAIRRALNAAPGSAP
- a CDS encoding DNA methyltransferase, which produces MSLNKGNNKGDKNLRARDTANAQEGIGRLDGRTWLRYSISIWNDLVKTPAERRFGHPAMFPLALTDRLIRIFYRGRTGIILDPFLGSGSTVCSAYRFGIPSVGFELAPEFLEVARQRLAEIQGPAGAYPRLIQADSRRLLQYLEPASTGLCLTSPPYWNILQQRRSADGKAPRHYGNHAGDLGKIADYGEFLEALGEVFGQVWETLLPGAYCLVVVMDLRKGSKFYPFHMDFALLMNRLGYVLDDLVIWDRRQEYNNLRPLGYPHVFRINKIHEFILIFRKPPRPKGAGVPERNRDNCRWKRSRFLEEEEENGELC
- the larB gene encoding nickel pincer cofactor biosynthesis protein LarB, which codes for MDHEYLTALLEKVRTDQVSVAEALDELKNLPYRDLGFAKIDHHRTLRRGFPEVVYCEGKTPAQVAAAVQELAEHHPRVLATRVKPKTARLIQAQIPEARYHPEARLLVVSQTEPSPRWGKIGVITAGTSDLPVAEEAALTAELLENEVERIYDVGVAGIHRLFPRLADLAGTKVLIVIAGMDGVLPSVVAGLVDKPVIAVPTSTGYGANFKGLAPLLTMLNSCAPGVGVVNINNGFGAAVLAHLITRSGEKKG
- the larC gene encoding nickel pincer cofactor biosynthesis protein LarC; amino-acid sequence: MRIIYLDCFSGISGDMCLAALLDLGVPLEVFERVISQLGIPATIEKSEVSKNGIRAARVMVHARAPQPSARNLEELLEILEGSSLPPRFATKVEEALWRLARAEAAVHGEEPDEVHFHELGGLDTLVDLAGTLAGLDYLGVQKVAASPLPLGRGSVQTAHGILPLPAPATLNLLQGIPTYGVPLEAELVTPTGATLVALLAGSFGPPPLARWEKIGYGAGAKDLPHPNVLRAWLGESLNLLREAENRREDAAPASLTFDEDAVTVLETQLDDMNPELLPYLRERLEGEGALDVAFTPVFMKKGRPGNLVTALAPPDRLEPLARVLFQESTTLGLRWYPASRLKLFRTSLEVTTPYGTIPVKLGFARHPDGTPEYLNIAPEYEACARRAQETGVSLKEVYQAAAGAAREIIQGSSSKPFLP